A region of the Planktothrix tepida PCC 9214 genome:
GCTGCATAGATGTAGCAAACTTTCTAAACTGAATTTACGTCGTATTCGTGCTTCAAAACCCGGAGGAACTTGGCGAGATTGGCCTCAAGAATTAATTGCAGAATGTCACTTAAAAACAAGCGGTAAAACCTATCCAGCAGTATATGGTAGAATGGAATGGGATAAACCTAGTCCAACTATTACTACACAGTGTTTTGGTTTTGGTAATGGTCGTTTTGGTCATCCTGAACAAGATAGAGCGATATCTCTGAGAGAAGCAGCTTTATTACAGACTTTTCCACCAGAATATAAATTTGTACAACCTGATAAACCCCAGGCAATTGATCTAGTAGGACGATTAATTGGAAATGCTGTTCCTGTTAAGTTAGGCATGGTAATAGCTCGAAGTATTTTAGAACATATTCACGAGGAAAACTAAGGATATTGTATAGAACTATCTAAATATTCTTGATTTTCTAAATATTGTTGAATGTTTTGTAATATTTGCTGGAGATACTCTATTACCTCTTCCTTCACGTTCAGCAAATCCTCAATACTCGTCTGTTGCCCAATTTCTGCAAATGATTTATTGCCATGTGCTAAATCGTTCCGATTCTGCATTATCTCGTATAAATGTTCACCATGTTTGGTTTTGGAGTAGTCAGTATCAAAAGAGAATCCATACTTTCTAGCTGTTTTGGTAATCTCATCTCGATCAACATTCCCTGAAAATAATTCTCTTTTCTGGAAACCAGCAGTAATAATATCAAGAGAAATATCTCTGAGCCTAGAGTGAACATTATCAGGTGAGCGTTTTTTGAAGTTATATATAAC
Encoded here:
- a CDS encoding MAE_28990/MAE_18760 family HEPN-like nuclease, producing MQTVVEEFHTRVQEVNQYFEFIEGLIQETTKLAVLGDNGDQTITAIDSNLAKTLKANAFLLLYNLIESTMRNAIEAIFNEISSQRISFDLVRIEIKKIVIYNFKKRSPDNVHSRLRDISLDIITAGFQKRELFSGNVDRDEITKTARKYGFSFDTDYSKTKHGEHLYEIMQNRNDLAHGNKSFAEIGQQTSIEDLLNVKEEVIEYLQQILQNIQQYLENQEYLDSSIQYP